The nucleotide window CTCGGGGTACCGTTCTTGCGGATATATCCAAGGTGACCGGACTCCCAACGGCATGTGAGGTATGCGTTGCTGGTCACGACCATATGGTTGGGTCGATGGCATGTGGCGTGATGAGCGAAGGCAGTATCTTGAACTCGACGGGTACCTCTGAGGGGATCCTCTCCCTAGGTAAGGAACCGAAGCTTGGTGACGAGGCGTTTGATCGCAACCTGAGTAACGGGAGGTACGTCCTCGACGGGGCTTACTCGTTTTACACTTCGGTCCCGGCTGCCGGCTTCTCCTTTCAATGGGGGCTTTCTGTTCTTGGCATGAATCCTGACGATTTTTTTGGTCGAGGCCAATTTGATTTGTACGACAGGTATGTTAAATGCCGACCTGTCGACAACCGGCCTATCGATAGCGACGTGCTCTTTGTCCCTCACCTGAGAGGCAGTGGCCCCCCACATAGGAATCCAAAGTCCCGTGGCGTTTTTTATGGGCTGAGCGAGACGACGAAGAGAGATGATCTGGTCTACTCGCTGCATCTTGGCGTCTGCATGGAGTTCAACCGACTTTTCCGGTGCATGTCGGACGAGAGCATAAGGGCTGCATCGAACATCAAGGTTATCGGGCCTGCGGTAAAGAATCCGCTGTGGATGCAGATGAAGGCGGATGTGCTAGGGGTTCCTGTCATCGGTTGTGATGTGCAGGAGGCGGTTGCCTTGGGTGCGGTTCTCGTGGCCGCTCGCCAGCGTGGGCTTTCCTGCGAGCTTTCGTTCGACAGCTCCCTGTATGAACCTGACTCCCATCGTCATGAGCGACTTCAGGATGTGTATGAGAATCGCTACGTCCCACTGTGTGATTCCATACGGGCATTTGAGGACCGACTGTAACGTCTGCGCACGAACATGCCGTCTGCTGGTGATTGGAAGGGACTCCCGCCCTCCGGGACCCTGGTCGTGATCGGTGCGGCGCGCGACGTCTTGGGGGTTGCCCTACAGATGCATGCTTTTGCAAACGCATGTTTTGTTGCGCGTGCACGCGTTTTGAAATCGTGTGCACGCAGGCGAGAAAAGCCCAGTTCGGAGACGGGCCCGTGCACGCGTTTCGAAATCGTGTGCACGCCGGGCCCGTTCGATCGGGTCTGTGCGCACGCCGGGCCCAGCCGACGACGGGCCGAGGGGAGCGTTGGGCCATCCGGCCCACCTCGGACCATCCGGCCTACCTCGCATTGACCTCCACGGGAGTCGAGTACTCGATGGCGGGGGTTCCGTTGTCGACATCGATGACGGTGTAGCCGCAGTTGGCCTGCTTGACGCTCCAGAAGTCCTTGAGAGGTATGTCAAACAGACATCCCATGATGGCGCAGTTGACCCCGCCGTGTCCCGCCACCAGGATGCCGTCGTGTCGTTCCGCCTCCGGCAGGAGCACCTCGTCTATGAAGCTGCGTGCGCGGGCGTAGACGTCCTCGAAGGTCTCCCCGCCAATGGGCGCGCGGTAGCGTTCGGGGCGGCACTCGTAGTTATATGCCTGTGAGGTGAGCCGAAACCAGGGTGTCCGGCGATAGCTGGTGCTTTCGAGGAGGCCGTAGCCATGCTCGATCAGGCGCTCGTCCTTGATTATGGGTATGTTGCGGTCTTCGAGGGCGAGCTGTGCCGTCTTGAGCGAACGTCCCAGGGGACTGGCGTAGCAGACGTCAAGTGGAAATGGAGAGATCTGCCTTGCAAGGCCCCTTGCCTGTCGGACTCCCACGTCGTTGAGGGGAATGTTGACCTGACCCTGCATCATCTTCCTGGCGTTCCAGTAGGTGAGCCCATGGCGAATGAGTATGACCTTGCATCCCATAAGTCCTCCGTGGCGACGTTTCCCGTCCCAATTCTACTCATCATCGCACTTGCGATTGCGTGTCTGGGGCACAAGGTCAAGTATGAGGCCGACACTCGTGGAGCAGCGGAAGGCCCGCCATCATCCAGATGCTGGCGCGATGCGCGTATCGCGCCAGCCATCCAACGCGCCCCATGCGATCCTCGTTACGGGCCTAGTACAGAGGGAGGCTGCCTGTGATGGGGTCGATCTTGCTGGCGGGCAGCGGCTCGAAGGCGAGGCAGGTGTAGGTGGTCTCCCCGTGGAACTCCGTGAGGCCTGCGTCACGTACGAGCGCGACGGCAAATCCCTGCTCACGGCCCTGGTGGGCCACGTCGAGCAGGGCGTCCTCGCCATCCACGTAGACGCAGACCTTGGCGACGCCCGCGTCAAACCAATCCGAGAGGGGCGTGGGCTCCGTCCCTTCGTCGTCCAGGTAGACCCAGGACTGGTCGTCGGTGACGCGGACCTGGCCCAACCGCCCCTCCCGTGCCAGTGCCATGAGGGTTGCCTCGACGCAGGCGTGCCCGGACTGCGCGGCAATCTTGCCCTTGCGCATTTTGAGGTCGCGTCGCATCACGATCATCTGCTTCGACTTGTAGGAAGAGACTGTCATCAAAGGCTCCTACCACCGGGGCATCTTGCCGCCTTGCCGTCGCTGCCGTGGTCTAACCCTCGACCTCGAGGAGCTCGATCTCGAAGTTGAGGGCCTTCCCGGCCATCTCGTGGTTCATGTCAAGGTAGAGTGCCTCGGGCGTCACGCGACGGACGGTGGCGGGGATGGGGGCGCCCTGCGGTGACCTAAGGAAGAGCTTCTCACCCACGGAGATGCCACGCATGTGTTCGGGCACCTGCGTCATGGGGAACTCCCGGACCAGCTCGTCGTGGTGCTCTCCGTAGGCCTCTGCGGGCTCGAGGTGCACGGTGAGCGTCTGTCCTACCTCCATACCGCGGACCGCCTGGTCAAAGCCGGGAATCATCTGGCCGGCCATGCAGGTGAACGCCAGCGGCTCGCCTCGGTCGCGGCTGCTGTCGAATTTGGTGCCGTCGTCCAAGGTGCCAACGTAGTGGACCTTGACCCTCTTGCCTTCGTTGCTCACGGGTGTGACTCCTGTCATGTAGTCGTGGGGTGGTTCCGTCGTGCCGTCGGCCGCTGTCATACCGCCGGCCGTCTCCCTGCCAACGGTCGTGCCATCGGCTGCCGTGCGAGACTGACTGTACCCAAAACCTGCGGAGCCGTCCATGACAGCACCATCTGTCCGTCATATGATGGAAGACCATCGGTATGGCATGTGGTGGCGCGAAGGAGGCGGCGTGGCGGACAAGAGCAGCTTCGTGGGCGTCTTCGACTCGGGCGTGGGCGGCATCAGCGTGCTACGCCACCTGGTGGATGAGCTGCCGCATGAGGACTTCTGCTACTTTGGTGACTCGGCCAACAACCCCTATGGCGGCAAGACGCCCGACGAGATCCTCTCCCTCTCGCGCGGCATCGTGGACGACATGGCGGCTCGTGGCGCCAAGGCGGTGGTGATCGCCTGCAACACCGCGACGAGCGTCGCTGCCGCGCGGCTGCGCCTCGAGTATCCCGACCTGCCGATCGTCGGCGTGGAGCCAGCCATCAGGCCAGCCACCCGGGCGCCCAGGCACGAACGCATCCTGGTCATGGCGACGCAGGTCACGCTTGCGCTCGACAAGTACCACAGGCTGGCCGAGGAGTGCGGCTCCAGCTCGCAGATCCTGGGCGAGCCCTGTGTGGGCCTGGCCCACCGCATCGAGCAGGGCAACCTCGATGCCCCCGATCTGCACGGACTCATCGAGACCCTTGTGGGCCGCTATCGGGGCACCGTCGACTCCGTGGTGCTGGGCTGCACGCATTACCCCTTCGTCCGCGCGCAGATTCGCGACGTCGTGGGCGACGTGCCCCTCTTCGATGGCGGCACCGGTGCGGCGAGAAGGCTCCGCTCGCTTCTCGCCGAGCGCGACCTTCTCGCCGAAGGCGATGCCCCGGGCAGCGTCGCCTTTGCCTCCAGCCTCAGGGGCCCGGGCCAGCTTGACCTCTACGAACGCTTCTTCAGGCTCGAGGTCTAAGCGCCCCTCCAGGTTCGGGACCTAGGCAGGTCCAGGTGCCCCCTCGAGGGGTGCCCCCTCGAGTTGTGCCCCTTAGACGGTGTCCCTCGGACGCGAGGCCCAGGCGGGCCTAGGCGCGCTCCTTGCCCCAGAAGAACGTGGCAACCGTGCCGGGACCGGTGTGGCAGCCGATGGTGGCACCGATGTCGAAGTGCTGCACCGGGCCATCCATCTGGGGAAACTCCCCCTCGATCATGCGGGCGACGTCCTGCGCGTCTCCCAGGCAGGCGGAGTTGCTGATGAACACCTTGCCACCGTAGCCATCGCCGCCCTGGGCCAGCTCGCGCATGAGCTCCAGGACGCGTCGTTCGGCCCTGCGCTTGGTACGGACCTTCTCGCGTACGGCCAACGAGCCATCGGGCTCCACGTCCATGACCGGACAGATCTTGAGCATGTTGCCGAAGAAGCCCGCGGTCTTCGAGATGCGACCGCCACGGATGAAGAAGGTCAAGTCAGACGAGAAGAACCAGTGCTGCACCTCTCGCCTGTGAGCCTCCGCCCAGGCGGCCAGCCCGTCGAGGTCCATGCCAGCGCGCCTGAGCTCGGACAGCTTGTCCATGAGCAGGCCGTAGCCGGACGAGGCGGCCAGGGAGTCCACCACCACGACGCGACGGTCGGGGAACTCGGAGGCGATCTCGTCTCGTGCGGTGCAAGCCGAGTTGTAGGTGCCCGAGATGCCCGAGGACAGGGTGACGTGGAGCACGTCCTGGCCGGAGGCGAGCATCGGGCGCCAGAATGCCATGTAGTCTCCCACGGACACCTGTGAGGTCTTGGTCTGCGCCCCTGCCTCCATGCGTGCGAACAGGTCGGTGGGGGAGTGGGTCAGACCGAAGTCATCCTTGCACTGTTCGCCATCAAGCTCGTAGTTGAAGAATACGTAGCGGATGTCACGCTCCTTGAGGAAGTCCTCGGTCACGTCTGCCGTCGAGCAGCAACAGAGAGTGTAGTTGGGCATCGGGGGTCTCCAAATCGTAGTGGGCGCGTCTGAGCAAATTGTAGCCGGAGTGGTGGGACATAGCGGTAGAAGAATACATCCTTATGCGAGAGGTTGTGGGTAGGCAAGCCTGCTTTACCATATGCATCGGTAGGTTCCTGGCAGTAGGATGCACCCTTCTACATTCCACATGGGCTGCCTCGGTCCCGGGGAACGTGCCTTCGGACGCATGGACTCTCCCGGGCCGCTGATGGTTCGGCAGAGGGCAGCCCAAGAGCGCATAAGTCGTTCGCTCCTTTGACGCGCTGAGGGATAATGGGAGTGCTCGCAGGGGCCTAGCCCCAAGGGCTTGCCAGCAAATCACGGGATAGAGGGGGAAGACGATGGGATTCTTCGACAGGTTCAAGCGTCCTGCCAAGCCGGAGGCTCTGGGAGTCACGCCATCCGAGGGGGTGGTCCTTGCGCCGGTCAGCGGCGAGGAGATTCGTCTCGAGGACTCGTCCGACCCGGTGTTCAGCTGTCTCGCGCTGGGAAAGGGCTGCGCCATCAAACCGGGCGCGTCTGTCGTGTACGCCCCGGTGTCCGGCACCCTCACTGCTGCGGGCGCCCCGAACTTCCATGCCATCGGCATCACGTCGGACGACGGCGTGGAGGTTCTCATCCATGTGGGTGTGGACACGGTGGAGATGCACGGCGAGGGCTTCGAGGTGTTTGTCGAGAAAGACGCACACGTGCGCGCCGGCGAGCCCCTGCTGCGCTTCTCGGCCGAGAAGATCCGTGCCGCCGGCCACGATGACGCGGTGCTCATGGCCATCACCAACACGGACGACTATTCCTCCGTCGAGCCCGCGGAGCTCGGGGAGGTCTCCGCAGGCTCTCCCGCACTCATCGTGAGAAGGTAGGCGCCTCGCCTCCATCGCCTGTTGGGAGGGCGGGCCGCCGTCGTGCGCGGGCGCCGTCGCGCATGGTTGCTACCGTGCGCGACGGCCTGCCCTTTGTGTCGAGCTCCCATCGGCTGCCTCGCCTGCCGCCCCCAACGAAAGGCCCGCCGTCCCACTGGGGCGGCGGGCCAGCTGTCTCTGATGGGCAGAATGGATGGTGCCTCGCTAGGCGATGGCCTCCTCGACGGCCACGGCGCAGGCCACGGTGCAGCCGACCATGGGGTTGTTGCCCATGCCGATGAGGCCCATCATGTCCACGTGCGCGGGGACGGAGGATGAGCCGGCGAACTGGGCGCTTGAGTGCATGCGGCCCATGGTGTCGGTCATGCCGTAGGAGGCGGGACCGGCGCCCATGTTGTCCGGGTGCAGGGTGCGGCCGGTACCGCCGCCGGACGCGACCGAGAAGTACTTCTTGCCCGCCAGCGTGCGCTCCTTGAAGTAGGTGCCCGCGACGGGGTGCTGGAAGCGCGTGGGGT belongs to Olsenella uli DSM 7084 and includes:
- the murI gene encoding glutamate racemase, giving the protein MADKSSFVGVFDSGVGGISVLRHLVDELPHEDFCYFGDSANNPYGGKTPDEILSLSRGIVDDMAARGAKAVVIACNTATSVAAARLRLEYPDLPIVGVEPAIRPATRAPRHERILVMATQVTLALDKYHRLAEECGSSSQILGEPCVGLAHRIEQGNLDAPDLHGLIETLVGRYRGTVDSVVLGCTHYPFVRAQIRDVVGDVPLFDGGTGAARRLRSLLAERDLLAEGDAPGSVAFASSLRGPGQLDLYERFFRLEV
- a CDS encoding FKBP-type peptidyl-prolyl cis-trans isomerase — its product is MSNEGKRVKVHYVGTLDDGTKFDSSRDRGEPLAFTCMAGQMIPGFDQAVRGMEVGQTLTVHLEPAEAYGEHHDELVREFPMTQVPEHMRGISVGEKLFLRSPQGAPIPATVRRVTPEALYLDMNHEMAGKALNFEIELLEVEG
- a CDS encoding FGGY-family carbohydrate kinase; amino-acid sequence: MPYAIGIDVGTTNSKVVLCDLSSCVVMDTEKFESPRTVEGEHVDYDINVLMERIVGSLRHCTKRLGASSRDVRFVSIASVGESGVLVHRDGSFDGRSIFWYDRRGETYSNAVCREGYARRMYGITGLPVHPNSALFKILWLRDNGADIGDAVWLPLADFVAWYLCGEQGQDQTLASRTAVLDMKSATVSDEILDRFSLPHTFFPAVKRSGVSRGTVLADISKVTGLPTACEVCVAGHDHMVGSMACGVMSEGSILNSTGTSEGILSLGKEPKLGDEAFDRNLSNGRYVLDGAYSFYTSVPAAGFSFQWGLSVLGMNPDDFFGRGQFDLYDRYVKCRPVDNRPIDSDVLFVPHLRGSGPPHRNPKSRGVFYGLSETTKRDDLVYSLHLGVCMEFNRLFRCMSDESIRAASNIKVIGPAVKNPLWMQMKADVLGVPVIGCDVQEAVALGAVLVAARQRGLSCELSFDSSLYEPDSHRHERLQDVYENRYVPLCDSIRAFEDRL
- a CDS encoding PTS sugar transporter subunit IIA, whose amino-acid sequence is MGFFDRFKRPAKPEALGVTPSEGVVLAPVSGEEIRLEDSSDPVFSCLALGKGCAIKPGASVVYAPVSGTLTAAGAPNFHAIGITSDDGVEVLIHVGVDTVEMHGEGFEVFVEKDAHVRAGEPLLRFSAEKIRAAGHDDAVLMAITNTDDYSSVEPAELGEVSAGSPALIVRR
- a CDS encoding histidine phosphatase family protein, whose amino-acid sequence is MGCKVILIRHGLTYWNARKMMQGQVNIPLNDVGVRQARGLARQISPFPLDVCYASPLGRSLKTAQLALEDRNIPIIKDERLIEHGYGLLESTSYRRTPWFRLTSQAYNYECRPERYRAPIGGETFEDVYARARSFIDEVLLPEAERHDGILVAGHGGVNCAIMGCLFDIPLKDFWSVKQANCGYTVIDVDNGTPAIEYSTPVEVNAR
- a CDS encoding DegV family protein, with the translated sequence MPNYTLCCCSTADVTEDFLKERDIRYVFFNYELDGEQCKDDFGLTHSPTDLFARMEAGAQTKTSQVSVGDYMAFWRPMLASGQDVLHVTLSSGISGTYNSACTARDEIASEFPDRRVVVVDSLAASSGYGLLMDKLSELRRAGMDLDGLAAWAEAHRREVQHWFFSSDLTFFIRGGRISKTAGFFGNMLKICPVMDVEPDGSLAVREKVRTKRRAERRVLELMRELAQGGDGYGGKVFISNSACLGDAQDVARMIEGEFPQMDGPVQHFDIGATIGCHTGPGTVATFFWGKERA
- the pth2 gene encoding aminoacyl-tRNA hydrolase, with protein sequence MTVSSYKSKQMIVMRRDLKMRKGKIAAQSGHACVEATLMALAREGRLGQVRVTDDQSWVYLDDEGTEPTPLSDWFDAGVAKVCVYVDGEDALLDVAHQGREQGFAVALVRDAGLTEFHGETTYTCLAFEPLPASKIDPITGSLPLY